The Streptomyces tendae genome has a window encoding:
- a CDS encoding 2Fe-2S iron-sulfur cluster-binding protein has protein sequence MTLSTSSTVTLNINGEKHTLSVDHRTTLLDALRERLDLTGTKKGCDHGQCGACTVLVDGRRTVACLQLAVASEDREITTVEGVADGDTLHPVQQAFLDLDGFQCGYCTPGQICSAVAVIEEHAAGWPSAVTEDVGSEAAPPPLTAEEIKERMSGNLCRCGAYGQIAQAVARAAAGASAQHTTEETAA, from the coding sequence ATGACGCTCTCGACGTCCAGCACCGTCACCTTGAACATCAACGGCGAGAAACACACGCTGTCCGTCGACCACCGAACCACCCTGCTCGACGCCCTGCGCGAGCGCCTCGACCTCACCGGCACCAAGAAGGGCTGCGACCACGGACAGTGCGGGGCCTGCACGGTCCTCGTCGACGGCCGCCGCACCGTCGCCTGCCTCCAGCTGGCCGTCGCCTCCGAGGATCGCGAAATCACCACCGTCGAGGGGGTCGCCGACGGGGACACCCTGCACCCGGTGCAGCAGGCCTTCCTCGACCTGGACGGCTTCCAGTGCGGCTACTGCACCCCCGGACAGATCTGTTCCGCCGTCGCCGTCATCGAGGAGCACGCCGCCGGCTGGCCCAGCGCCGTCACCGAGGACGTCGGCTCCGAGGCCGCCCCGCCGCCCCTCACCGCGGAGGAGATCAAGGAGCGCATGAGCGGCAACCTCTGCCGCTGCGGCGCCTACGGACAGATCGCCCAGGCGGTCGCCCGCGCCGCCGCCGGGGCGTCCGCACAGCACACCACCGAGGAGACCGCCGCATGA
- a CDS encoding FAD binding domain-containing protein: protein MKEFDYRRADDVTGAVALLDADPDARYLGGGTNLVDLMKNGVESPVRLVDVRSLPLDRIEAGDDGAVRIGATVTNADLAAHPLIRDRYPALTQAVLAGASGQLRNMATVGGNLLQRTRCGYFTDITRPCNKRSPGSGCPAVEGEHHNHAVLGASEHCVAVHPSDMGVALTAFDAVVSWQTAEGPGEAPLTDFYLPVGDTPHRETVLPPGALITHVTLPPARVAARSRYRKVRERASYAFAIGSVAGALDVADGVICDARLALGAVASRPWRARLAERILVGAPATAEYFAAAADAELAAARPLPHNGYKVTLLRNLVVAVLTELAEEADR, encoded by the coding sequence ATGAAGGAGTTCGACTACCGGCGCGCCGACGACGTCACCGGCGCGGTCGCCCTGCTCGACGCCGACCCGGACGCCCGCTACCTCGGCGGCGGGACCAACCTCGTCGACCTGATGAAGAACGGCGTCGAGTCCCCGGTCCGGCTCGTCGACGTACGCTCCCTCCCGCTCGACCGGATCGAGGCCGGCGACGACGGCGCGGTGCGCATCGGCGCCACCGTCACCAACGCCGACCTCGCCGCGCACCCCCTGATCCGCGACCGCTACCCGGCGCTCACCCAGGCCGTGCTGGCCGGCGCCTCCGGCCAGCTGCGCAACATGGCCACCGTCGGCGGCAACCTGCTCCAGCGCACCCGCTGCGGCTACTTCACCGACATCACCCGGCCGTGCAACAAGCGTTCCCCCGGCAGCGGCTGCCCCGCCGTCGAGGGCGAGCACCACAACCACGCCGTCCTCGGTGCGTCCGAGCACTGCGTGGCCGTCCACCCCTCCGACATGGGCGTCGCGCTCACCGCCTTCGACGCGGTCGTCTCCTGGCAGACCGCCGAGGGCCCCGGTGAGGCCCCGCTGACCGACTTCTACCTGCCGGTCGGCGACACCCCGCACCGCGAGACCGTCCTGCCGCCCGGCGCGCTCATCACCCACGTCACCCTGCCACCCGCCCGGGTCGCCGCCCGCTCCCGCTACCGCAAGGTCCGCGAACGCGCCTCGTACGCCTTCGCCATCGGCTCGGTCGCCGGCGCACTCGACGTGGCGGACGGCGTGATCTGCGACGCCCGGCTCGCCCTCGGCGCGGTCGCCTCCCGGCCCTGGCGGGCCCGGCTCGCCGAACGGATCCTCGTCGGCGCCCCGGCCACCGCCGAGTACTTCGCCGCCGCCGCCGACGCCGAACTCGCCGCGGCCCGGCCCCTGCCCCACAACGGCTACAAGGTGACCCTCCTGCG